The following are from one region of the Treponema denticola genome:
- a CDS encoding Txe/YoeB family addiction module toxin, whose translation MHKDFSDDAWEDYTYWVIHDKKILKKINQLFADIERNGNDGIGHPEPLKGNLSGYWSRAIDEKHRLVYKIEDEIIKIIQCKNHYNDK comes from the coding sequence TTGCATAAAGATTTTTCCGATGATGCGTGGGAAGATTACACTTATTGGGTAATCCATGATAAAAAGATTCTCAAAAAAATAAATCAATTATTTGCAGATATTGAACGAAACGGCAACGATGGAATTGGTCACCCTGAACCCTTAAAAGGAAATCTGAGCGGTTATTGGTCGCGAGCAATAGATGAAAAGCATCGTCTTGTTTATAAAATTGAAGATGAAATAATAAAAATTATTCAGTGTAAAAATCATTATAATGATAAATAA
- a CDS encoding type II toxin-antitoxin system RelB/DinJ family antitoxin, translating into MKTAVLQTRVDKTLKQDADAFFESIGMDTTTAIRIFLKQTLIQRKIPFEIVQDNSFYSEKNIKALEHSKTQMETGQHSIRELVEV; encoded by the coding sequence ATGAAAACAGCAGTTTTACAGACACGGGTAGATAAAACTCTAAAACAGGATGCGGATGCTTTTTTTGAATCAATAGGAATGGATACGACAACTGCAATACGTATATTTTTAAAACAAACTTTAATACAGCGTAAAATTCCATTTGAAATTGTTCAAGATAATTCTTTTTATTCTGAAAAAAATATAAAAGCTTTGGAACATTCTAAAACTCAAATGGAAACCGGGCAGCATTCAATTCGTGAACTTGTTGAGGTATAA